One segment of Candidatus Sericytochromatia bacterium DNA contains the following:
- a CDS encoding glycerophosphodiester phosphodiesterase family protein, with protein sequence MPSMAFSDLMRLKEQLGRPLIMGHRGAMGHAPENTMASFQLAQRMGVEAIELDVHLSRDGVLVVHHDETLERTTNGQGELSALTLAQLQELDAGRHFSSEFAGERIPTLEEVLVWARGHALPVVIEFKRNLNVKAIVQAAIALVERLEAGDNVAFISFDHFVPAGLKQARPDWCTGVLYAGRPIDSVELAHKAGADGLLPNFYFVEKDMVEAAHAAGKWVGCWAPNTPREMAYALSQDVDMIGTNFPDRLHDLLKQG encoded by the coding sequence ATGCCGTCCATGGCTTTTTCCGACCTGATGCGCCTGAAGGAACAACTTGGACGCCCCTTGATCATGGGGCACCGCGGCGCCATGGGGCACGCCCCGGAAAACACCATGGCCAGCTTTCAGCTTGCGCAACGCATGGGGGTGGAAGCGATTGAACTGGATGTTCATCTCTCCCGGGATGGCGTGCTGGTGGTGCATCATGACGAAACCTTGGAGCGCACCACAAACGGCCAGGGCGAGCTGTCGGCGCTGACGCTGGCGCAGTTGCAGGAACTGGACGCCGGCCGTCACTTCTCGAGCGAGTTCGCGGGGGAGCGCATTCCCACCCTGGAAGAGGTGCTGGTCTGGGCCCGCGGCCACGCCCTGCCGGTGGTGATCGAATTCAAGCGCAACCTCAACGTGAAGGCGATCGTGCAAGCAGCGATCGCCCTGGTGGAGCGTCTGGAGGCCGGTGACAACGTCGCCTTCATCTCGTTCGACCACTTCGTCCCGGCCGGCCTGAAGCAGGCACGTCCAGACTGGTGTACCGGTGTGCTCTATGCCGGTCGGCCGATTGACTCCGTGGAACTGGCCCACAAGGCGGGGGCCGATGGTCTGCTGCCCAATTTTTATTTCGTGGAAAAGGACATGGTTGAAGCCGCACACGCCGCCGGCAAGTGGGTCGGCTGCTGGGCGCCCAACACGCCCCGCGAAATGGCCTACGCGCTCTCGCAGGACGTCGACATGATCGGCACCAACTTCCCCGATCGCCTGCACGATTTGCTGAAGCAGGGCTGA